TGCTTACAAACCATCGACCGATACCCCCGGTGAAGGCGCGGCCCAAGAAGTACAGCAGCGAGATGAACAAAATCAGGAAGACAGGCACCACGATCCAGCGTGGCATGTAATGCAGTTGATAGTAGCGGTCCCAATAGGCTGCGGCTGTTTTGGGAGGCAGTGAGGATGCACCGAAGGCATCGGCATGGTCGTCGACCTCGCGAACCACGTACGCGGGCAGGTAATGTCGCCCGGTCGGTCCCGGCACATAGGTGACGGATTGATAGGTAAATCCGGGGCGTTTTTTCGCCCCCGTGACGTCCTCGCTCGTATCGAGGACGGCGTCCTTGGGAACGCTATGCCGGATGTCCGCAAATCCCAACACCATCAAGTAGCGAATTCCCCCCTCGACGGGGATCAGGACCCGGTTTTCAATCGCACTCCATGCCCAAATCAGCACGACGATCGTCAGAAGAGGTGGCAGTACCACCCCCAGACCGCGCAGTACCGCCCGCCGCGCCCCATGCCCGGACGCAGGAGCGATCTCGATCTCAGCATCACTCAGCGAGGGATCGGCGGCGCTTTCGTGATGAGATGCGGGGTTCTGTGGGTCAGTCATGATCGTCGGCCGGCGAGGAACGCGAGGCGAAAAGAAAAGAAGTGTGAATCATCCGGCTCACGATTGGAACGCAAATCCTTTGGAACGCGAGCCCCCGAGGATTCGAGCCGCCTTGAAAACTGTAGCATGCGATTTCCACTGGCAGCAGGGATCCAACCATGATTCGGCGAATTCAACGGAAAGGTTCAAGAATCCCGCATGGCAAGGGCCACCACCGCCAGTGAGACCCGGCGTGCCCCAGCATCCATCAGAACCCCCGCCACCTCGTCGGCGGTCGCTCCGGTCGTCATCACATCATCGACCAATATGATGTCACAATCCATGCTCGTTTGGCGCCATCGCTGACCGACGTGAAATGCTCCGCGGACGTTCTCGTGGCGGGCATCATCGTCCAGCAACGCTTGTTTGGCGACCGGGCGGGTCGTTCGCAATAGGCTTACGTAGGGTAGCCTCAAGTTCTTGGCCGTGTACTGGGCCAGTAACCGCGTGCCACTGCCGCCCCGGCGAACCTGCCGAATCCAGGGACTAGGGACGCTCGTCACCATCAACGGCGGGGCAGGGGCGTGCCCTGCCATGGCTAAATCGGGCCAGCGACTGCGGCAGCGATCCGCTAAACGCATGGCCAACTCCCGAGTGACGGCGGAATTGCAGGGGTATTTCGCCGCAACGACGGCGGTTCTCGCCGCATCGTGATATCGATACAGCGGTGTCATTCGCGCGAACCGGTGGGGAAAACTGCGTCCTGCGCATTTAGGGCACGGCAGCAATTCGGGTTCCGGCACTGTCACCCCCATTTCTTGCACCCCCATTTCTTGCAGTGGATCGGTAGCCAGGCGGGAGGACGGTCCACGCGGCGACCGGACTTGGCGTGGCCAACCGCACTGCTCACACGCTGTCCGCATCATCGGTTGCGACTGCAGGAGTGATGTTTCACAGTTGACACAAAAGGTTGCGTACCGCCGCGGGGAGTCGCGATCCGTACCCCGGCCGGTCGGCTCACCACAGAGCACACAGACTGGCGGAAAGATCAACGGGGCGAGCGATTCCCAAAATCGCTCCACAGACTGTCTCAGAAACCGAGCTTTCGCCGCCGTTTTTCTCAGTGGTGCGGGTGCTAGAGAAGACATATTTTGAAATTTTACAGATTTTTCTAGTAGCCGGGCGAACCTTCTGCTGAAATAGTCTTCTAAGAACCTAACTGAAAACTTGTGTATGGCGTCGCTGCGGTGGCCCAGGTGACGTTGCAATTCGGACCCCAACGGGTCCAAGCCTAATCCTGGGTCTCAGCCGTGACAGCGATGCGAGTCCTGTCATATTCCGCTGCGAGTGGTTTTCGTGATGAATAGTTTTTGGTTTAGTTTTTAATAATCGCAGTCTCACCTGCGGCCCGCTTTGGGGGGTGGTGGTTCCATCGATGGGTCACCACGTGAGCTGCATTTCCAATTTGTGCTCCACAACCGCACCGTAAGAAACGGTGCCGGGAGGTTCCGATGCGAACTCTGATTTCCAACCTGAATGTCATTCGTGCAACCCGCGTCAGCGGCCTTCTGTGCAATGGTTTCGGCCGGATCTCGACAGTCGTCGTGAACCTTTCCGAGAGACTTGCGGAGTTCCCGTGGTCGGCCCATCCGGCTGACCATCGAGAACGTCGCGAATCATTGTGGAAGCCTCTGTATGCCAGCGTCGGCAGTACGCCTGTCGACCTCGGGAGCGATAAACGCATGTGTTTGTCGCTACAGATGGACCAAACGTGTCCATCGCTGTCGCGATTATGGGGCCGACCCCAGATGACGCGTTTCGCAGTCGTCCCGGTGACCGTGTCACCGCGAACGGCGAATCGCACGAGCAAGGGTTACGCGGCCATAGGCTAACGCCATCCGCGTCGCACCCAGCTCGCTGACCCGAAAACGATTCTTCGTAAGCTCATTTCATCCCGGATCGCTGCACCTACCGCAGCGGTGGATTCCGCTGGTTGGAAACGAAGCTCCGTCGAACTGATTTCGGTCACCCCATGATGCTGCTCGCAGATGTCTGCTAGCGCGAGAGAGATGTC
This genomic window from Allorhodopirellula heiligendammensis contains:
- a CDS encoding ComF family protein, yielding MSSLAPAPLRKTAAKARFLRQSVERFWESLAPLIFPPVCVLCGEPTGRGTDRDSPRRYATFCVNCETSLLQSQPMMRTACEQCGWPRQVRSPRGPSSRLATDPLQEMGVQEMGVTVPEPELLPCPKCAGRSFPHRFARMTPLYRYHDAARTAVVAAKYPCNSAVTRELAMRLADRCRSRWPDLAMAGHAPAPPLMVTSVPSPWIRQVRRGGSGTRLLAQYTAKNLRLPYVSLLRTTRPVAKQALLDDDARHENVRGAFHVGQRWRQTSMDCDIILVDDVMTTGATADEVAGVLMDAGARRVSLAVVALAMRDS
- a CDS encoding DUF502 domain-containing protein, which gives rise to MTDPQNPASHHESAADPSLSDAEIEIAPASGHGARRAVLRGLGVVLPPLLTIVVLIWAWSAIENRVLIPVEGGIRYLMVLGFADIRHSVPKDAVLDTSEDVTGAKKRPGFTYQSVTYVPGPTGRHYLPAYVVREVDDHADAFGASSLPPKTAAAYWDRYYQLHYMPRWIVVPVFLILFISLLYFLGRAFTGGIGRWFVSTFDATILRIPIVNKVYGSVKQITDFAFDDRQIEFNRVVAIQYPREGIWSLGFVTGNGMREISEAAGEPMLSVLMPTSPMPMTGFTVTVRRSEAIDLELTIDEAIQFVVSCGVVVPPQQRVESTLKELPSKPASGLSTTART